The following are from one region of the Leptolyngbya iicbica LK genome:
- a CDS encoding TldD/PmbA family protein, giving the protein MQIWENTFNQLMDALMPQLAEGEAVTVGLVAEESEFTRFNHAKVRQTGSIENGSMSVTLMADGRSATESITFTGDKASDWPLLMTALHTLRDELPQLPEDPYIVLPDGDDHSREVYDGELLGMSAIAPTILPNMSGLDAVGLYAGGRCVRAYADSAGQRHWFATETFTLDYSLFTESGQAVKGTYAGRTWDDAAYTDNLAVAKTLLEQMSQTPKKLERGQYRTYFAPAAVADLMSMLSWGGIGEASIRRGGSALGPLQRGDKTLSDKIHLSEDFSQGQVPRFNQYGELAPLTMPLIDGGQLKNTLVSARTAKEYGIPSTFAEGGEYLRSPTLASGTLAEADILAALDTGLYVSNLHYLNWSDRPNGRITGMTRYACFWVENGQIVAPIENLRFDESLYNFWGANLIDLTQATQFIPEVGSYGFRDLGGTLVPGMLVDNFAYTL; this is encoded by the coding sequence ATGCAGATTTGGGAAAACACGTTTAATCAACTGATGGATGCCCTGATGCCGCAACTGGCCGAGGGCGAAGCGGTGACGGTGGGGCTCGTGGCGGAGGAGAGCGAATTCACCCGCTTTAACCACGCCAAGGTGCGCCAGACCGGCAGCATTGAGAACGGTTCCATGTCGGTGACGCTGATGGCAGACGGGCGATCGGCCACCGAGTCCATCACCTTCACGGGCGACAAAGCATCGGACTGGCCCTTGCTAATGACCGCCCTGCACACCCTGCGGGACGAGCTGCCCCAACTGCCCGAAGATCCCTACATCGTGCTGCCCGACGGCGACGATCACAGCCGGGAAGTTTATGACGGCGAATTGTTGGGGATGAGCGCGATCGCCCCCACGATCCTTCCCAATATGTCCGGACTCGATGCCGTCGGTCTCTATGCTGGGGGGCGCTGTGTGCGCGCCTATGCCGACTCTGCTGGTCAGCGCCACTGGTTCGCTACTGAAACCTTCACCCTCGACTATTCTCTATTCACCGAATCGGGGCAGGCGGTGAAAGGCACCTACGCGGGCCGCACCTGGGACGATGCCGCTTATACCGACAACCTCGCCGTTGCCAAAACCCTGCTGGAGCAGATGTCCCAGACGCCTAAAAAGTTAGAGCGCGGCCAGTACCGCACCTACTTTGCTCCTGCCGCTGTCGCCGATCTGATGAGTATGCTCTCCTGGGGCGGCATCGGGGAAGCATCCATTCGCCGGGGCGGCAGTGCCCTCGGGCCGTTGCAGCGGGGCGACAAAACCCTGTCGGACAAGATTCACTTATCAGAAGACTTCTCCCAGGGACAGGTGCCCCGCTTTAACCAGTACGGAGAACTCGCGCCCCTGACCATGCCCCTGATCGACGGGGGACAGTTGAAAAACACCCTGGTCAGCGCCCGCACCGCTAAGGAATACGGCATTCCTTCCACCTTTGCGGAAGGGGGGGAATATCTGCGATCGCCCACCCTCGCCTCCGGTACCCTGGCGGAAGCCGACATCCTTGCCGCGCTAGACACGGGCCTGTACGTATCGAACCTGCACTACCTGAACTGGAGCGATCGCCCCAACGGGCGCATCACCGGCATGACCCGCTACGCCTGCTTTTGGGTGGAAAACGGCCAGATCGTTGCGCCGATTGAAAACCTGCGGTTTGACGAAAGCCTCTACAACTTCTGGGGAGCCAACTTGATCGACTTGACCCAAGCGACTCAGTTCATCCCCGAAGTGGGCAGCTACGGCTTCCGTGATCTGGGCGGCACCCTCGTCCCAGGAATGCTCGTCGACAACTTTGCCTACACTCTCTGA
- a CDS encoding TldD/PmbA family protein gives MTVTPLPTTADPIDLLTEAITSLDLPADWVGIRATREESVSRSQRDGKPEGNRRSLQQGAMVEVLVNGQMGYAATNRLTVAGLRHAAELAYQQAQAAAPWRIHAFSPEIRPKVLGVYQTFAEKPLKTLTTSHAHELLSRICQGLKVSDQIVQASASLSAKEIDTWLVSSSGTQVHQKFSFFTPSFSATAQDGPVVQTRTNNGRGHAYQAGWEFLDMGDELWASVQRIGEQAVELLTAPECPDMTTTLVLAPDQMMLQIHESIGHPLELDRILGDERNYAGGSFVKPEDFGQLQYGSEQLNVTFDPTVEQEFASYAFDDTGAVAERQYLIRDGVLQRGLGSHESQARLGVPGVACARATNWDRPPIDRMANINVEPGDRPFAQIIGSLEDGVYMEANRSWSIDDQRFKFQFGCEYAKRIRNGELAETVRNPNYRATTPQFWRSLSQVGDRSTWQVFGTPYCGKGEPNQIIRVGHGAPVCAFDQIEVFGGAG, from the coding sequence GTGACGGTTACGCCATTACCCACCACTGCCGACCCGATAGATTTGCTGACGGAGGCAATCACCTCCCTGGACCTGCCTGCCGACTGGGTAGGCATTCGCGCCACGCGGGAAGAGAGCGTGTCGCGATCGCAGCGGGATGGGAAACCGGAGGGCAACCGGCGATCGCTGCAACAGGGTGCCATGGTGGAAGTGCTGGTGAATGGGCAGATGGGCTACGCCGCCACCAATCGCCTCACCGTGGCCGGTCTGCGACATGCCGCCGAACTCGCCTATCAACAGGCCCAAGCCGCCGCGCCCTGGCGCATCCATGCCTTTTCGCCGGAAATTCGTCCCAAGGTGCTGGGCGTCTACCAGACCTTTGCCGAAAAGCCCTTGAAGACGCTGACCACGAGCCATGCCCACGAACTGCTGTCGCGCATTTGCCAGGGGTTGAAAGTTTCCGACCAGATTGTGCAGGCCAGCGCCAGCCTCAGCGCTAAAGAAATCGATACCTGGCTGGTGAGCAGCAGCGGTACTCAAGTCCACCAAAAGTTCTCCTTCTTTACCCCCAGCTTTAGCGCCACGGCGCAGGATGGCCCCGTTGTGCAGACCCGCACCAACAACGGTCGCGGCCATGCCTACCAGGCAGGGTGGGAATTTTTAGATATGGGGGATGAGCTGTGGGCGTCGGTGCAGCGCATTGGCGAGCAGGCGGTGGAACTGCTGACGGCACCAGAATGTCCCGATATGACCACGACTCTGGTGCTGGCTCCCGACCAGATGATGCTGCAAATCCACGAGAGCATCGGCCATCCCCTGGAGCTCGATCGCATTCTGGGCGACGAGCGTAATTACGCGGGGGGCAGCTTCGTGAAGCCGGAAGATTTCGGCCAGTTGCAGTACGGTTCCGAGCAGCTCAACGTCACCTTTGACCCCACGGTGGAGCAGGAGTTTGCCAGCTACGCCTTTGACGACACCGGAGCCGTAGCCGAGCGGCAATATCTGATTCGCGATGGCGTGTTGCAGCGGGGTCTGGGTAGCCACGAAAGTCAGGCGCGGCTGGGGGTACCCGGTGTAGCCTGTGCCCGCGCCACCAACTGGGATCGTCCGCCGATTGACCGCATGGCGAATATCAACGTGGAACCCGGCGATCGCCCCTTCGCCCAAATTATCGGTTCCCTCGAAGACGGGGTATACATGGAAGCCAACCGCTCCTGGTCCATCGACGACCAGCGGTTTAAGTTCCAGTTTGGCTGTGAGTATGCCAAGCGCATCCGCAATGGGGAACTGGCGGAAACCGTGCGCAACCCCAACTATCGCGCCACCACGCCGCAGTTCTGGCGGAGTCTGTCCCAGGTGGGCGATCGCAGCACCTGGCAGGTATTCGGCACGCCCTATTGCGGCAAAGGCGAGCCCAACCAGATTATTCGGGTGGGGCACGGTGCGCCCGTGTGCGCCTTCGACCAGATTGAAGTTTTTGGAGGGGCGGGCTGA